One genomic segment of Rivularia sp. PCC 7116 includes these proteins:
- a CDS encoding cupin domain-containing protein: MTNNEKPNSLIKAEAIKQVAQQTFSHPLNPNSEISGVSLSEAVGLQRIGFHLAKIAPGKESFIYHSHEFEEEFIYILSGKGIAEIDNQEFEVGEGDFMGFPTPSVAHHLRNPFEQELIYIMGGERREYEIADFPHLQKRMFRNGNKIQIADLDNLKPFM, encoded by the coding sequence ATGACTAACAACGAAAAACCAAACTCACTTATCAAAGCAGAAGCAATCAAACAAGTTGCTCAACAAACATTTTCCCACCCCTTAAATCCAAACTCAGAAATCAGCGGAGTTTCTCTGAGTGAAGCAGTAGGTTTACAAAGAATCGGATTTCACCTAGCAAAAATAGCACCAGGAAAAGAATCATTTATCTATCATTCCCACGAATTTGAAGAAGAATTTATTTACATACTTTCGGGAAAAGGTATAGCAGAAATAGATAACCAGGAATTCGAGGTAGGAGAAGGTGATTTCATGGGTTTTCCTACTCCCTCTGTCGCGCATCACTTACGAAATCCTTTTGAACAAGAATTAATTTATATCATGGGTGGAGAAAGACGCGAATATGAAATTGCAGATTTTCCCCACTTACAAAAAAGAATGTTTCGTAATGGTAATAAAATACAAATAGCCGATTTAGATAACCTGAAGCCATTCATGTAA
- a CDS encoding class I SAM-dependent methyltransferase: MNFTTPLYNLNPLNRFSEKAENYTKYRPIYPDTVIDKILQNLTSSNQLLAADIGAGTGIAARQLAKRGVNVIAIEPNSAMREAAEKHQNVEWKNGSAEETNLSDASVDLITCFQAFHWFNPEPTLSEFRRILKPKARLAIVFQDINREDEFTQIYGEIISKAANNRPPTDFSSKIEPLRESSDFEYIDCYKFPYKQKLDLPSLIGLALSVSFISSEETVQKQLTDDLEDLFQRFRNSDGFVYLVYRNSVHLATVL, from the coding sequence ATGAATTTCACCACACCTTTATACAACCTCAATCCCTTAAATCGCTTCTCAGAGAAAGCAGAAAACTATACAAAATACCGTCCGATTTATCCAGATACAGTGATTGATAAAATTCTACAAAATTTAACTTCATCAAATCAACTTTTAGCAGCCGATATTGGTGCTGGTACGGGAATTGCTGCGCGTCAGTTAGCAAAACGGGGTGTAAATGTAATTGCAATTGAGCCAAATTCAGCGATGAGAGAAGCTGCTGAAAAACATCAAAATGTTGAATGGAAAAATGGAAGTGCAGAAGAAACTAATTTGTCAGATGCTTCGGTTGATTTAATAACTTGTTTTCAAGCTTTTCACTGGTTTAATCCCGAACCAACATTATCCGAATTTCGCCGTATTCTTAAACCAAAAGCAAGATTAGCAATTGTTTTTCAAGATATCAATCGCGAAGATGAATTTACACAAATTTATGGTGAAATAATTAGTAAAGCAGCGAATAATCGTCCGCCAACAGATTTTAGTTCTAAAATTGAACCTTTACGAGAAAGTTCGGATTTTGAATATATTGATTGCTATAAATTTCCTTATAAACAAAAATTGGATTTACCAAGTTTAATTGGACTTGCTCTAAGTGTTTCGTTTATTTCTTCCGAAGAAACAGTACAAAAGCAACTTACTGACGATTTAGAAGATTTGTTTCAGCGCTTTCGTAATTCAGACGGTTTCGTTTATCTTGTTTATCGTAATAGCGTACATTTAGCGACTGTTTTATAA
- a CDS encoding class I SAM-dependent methyltransferase — protein sequence MTETNKQSTALHTLNPQNRFSDRVEDYVKYRPSYPKAAIDKILENFTLPITAADIGAGTGISSRLLAARDIKVIAIEPNSEMRNAGIRDNTTSVEWKDGTAENTNLPEASVDLVTCFQAFHWFTPEPTLAEFRRILKPQGKLAVVYNNRDKSDEFTAEYSRIVREASNNSPAEAKMKSVEPLTATNYFKNFQEYTFFYQQELDFTGLIGRAMSVSYLPKTGEGYDKLIADFEKLYQRFKNEKDFVYMTYFTSVNLGEVN from the coding sequence ATGACCGAAACTAACAAACAATCAACAGCACTACACACACTAAATCCCCAAAATCGATTTTCCGATAGAGTTGAAGACTACGTAAAATATCGTCCCAGCTATCCGAAAGCAGCAATCGATAAAATCCTGGAAAATTTCACCTTACCAATTACAGCAGCAGATATTGGAGCAGGTACCGGAATTTCTTCGAGATTATTAGCTGCTCGTGACATAAAAGTAATTGCAATTGAACCAAATTCCGAAATGAGAAACGCTGGTATTAGAGATAATACAACTTCGGTAGAATGGAAAGATGGTACCGCAGAAAATACTAATTTACCAGAAGCATCAGTTGATTTAGTAACTTGTTTTCAAGCCTTTCACTGGTTTACTCCCGAACCTACTTTAGCGGAATTTCGCCGTATTTTAAAACCACAAGGGAAATTAGCAGTAGTTTATAATAATCGCGATAAAAGCGATGAATTCACAGCAGAATATAGCAGAATTGTTCGCGAAGCATCAAACAATAGTCCAGCAGAAGCAAAGATGAAATCTGTTGAACCTTTAACAGCAACGAATTATTTCAAAAACTTTCAAGAATATACATTTTTTTATCAACAAGAATTAGATTTCACTGGATTAATTGGACGTGCAATGAGTGTTTCTTATCTTCCTAAAACAGGGGAAGGTTATGATAAATTAATTGCTGATTTTGAGAAATTATATCAGCGATTTAAGAACGAAAAAGATTTTGTTTATATGACTTATTTTACCAGCGTTAATTTGGGAGAAGTTAATTAA
- the ureA gene encoding urease subunit gamma produces the protein MQLTPQEKDKLLIFTAALLAERRKARGVKLNYPEAIAFITAAILEGARDGQTVSELMSFGTTLLTRDDVMEGVAEMVEEVQVEATFPDGTKLVTVHNPIQ, from the coding sequence ATGCAATTAACACCACAAGAAAAAGATAAATTACTAATTTTTACCGCTGCACTATTAGCAGAAAGACGTAAAGCAAGAGGTGTAAAATTAAATTATCCCGAAGCCATTGCTTTTATTACTGCTGCAATTTTAGAAGGTGCAAGAGACGGACAAACTGTATCTGAATTAATGAGTTTTGGTACAACTTTATTAACACGAGATGACGTCATGGAAGGAGTTGCCGAAATGGTAGAAGAAGTTCAAGTAGAAGCAACTTTTCCTGACGGAACAAAATTAGTAACCGTACACAATCCAATTCAGTGA
- a CDS encoding MerR family transcriptional regulator translates to MMSEAMKIGELAKQTGLSIRTLHYYDEIGLLSPSDRNEIGHRLYSDEDIIRLQQILSLRQLGFALKEIRECLENPDFSLSQVINLHRDRMREQIALSHTLLERLNGVARELETTKSVAVENLIQVMETITMSEQYFTLEQQKVIEARFQDVEPEWQELISRARAEMSKGTDLNNPSVQELARIWQWSMKSLIRGDRSLYESLVKTYQQQGGEAASWGAMDTATFEYILKAVSFLSIAEEVNIVISDESFTSDALRVINLGLNAVRELNYDFYGTEGILLGFLAEDTGVATQVLKTAGVDFETVRNLIVKLLGKRTLGELTLPEKIPFAPRMKRVFELARESANKSGKERIDSGDLLLGILEEAKRGGGVATYIIKEKLGIDLLNLEQQLRLAMPE, encoded by the coding sequence ATGATGTCTGAAGCGATGAAGATTGGTGAATTAGCAAAGCAAACGGGACTTTCAATTCGGACTTTACATTATTACGACGAAATTGGATTGCTTTCGCCTTCCGATAGAAATGAAATTGGACACCGATTATATAGCGACGAAGATATTATTCGGTTACAGCAAATTCTGTCGCTTAGACAGTTGGGTTTTGCTTTGAAAGAGATTCGTGAATGTTTGGAAAATCCGGATTTTTCGCTTTCCCAAGTCATCAATCTACATCGAGACAGAATGCGAGAACAAATCGCTTTATCTCATACTTTACTCGAACGTTTAAACGGAGTAGCCAGAGAATTGGAAACAACTAAATCGGTTGCGGTTGAAAATCTTATTCAAGTTATGGAGACAATTACTATGTCGGAGCAATATTTTACACTAGAACAGCAAAAAGTTATCGAAGCAAGGTTTCAGGATGTGGAACCGGAATGGCAAGAGTTGATAAGTAGAGCGCGGGCTGAGATGAGTAAGGGAACAGATTTAAATAATCCTTCAGTGCAAGAACTAGCAAGGATTTGGCAGTGGAGCATGAAATCATTAATTCGTGGCGATCGCTCTCTCTATGAGTCTCTTGTAAAAACGTACCAACAACAGGGTGGAGAAGCCGCAAGTTGGGGTGCAATGGATACCGCGACATTTGAGTACATACTGAAAGCAGTTTCATTTCTATCAATTGCTGAAGAGGTAAATATAGTTATATCGGATGAAAGTTTTACCTCAGATGCACTGCGAGTAATTAATTTAGGATTAAATGCTGTTAGAGAGTTAAATTATGATTTTTACGGTACCGAAGGAATACTTTTGGGGTTTTTAGCAGAAGATACAGGTGTTGCAACTCAGGTACTTAAAACTGCGGGGGTAGATTTTGAAACTGTACGGAATCTCATCGTCAAATTGTTAGGTAAACGTACTCTTGGAGAACTAACCCTGCCCGAAAAAATTCCTTTTGCTCCCAGAATGAAAAGGGTTTTTGAACTTGCTCGTGAATCAGCAAATAAGTCAGGAAAAGAGCGGATTGATTCCGGAGATTTACTATTAGGTATATTAGAAGAAGCTAAAAGAGGAGGAGGAGTAGCAACTTATATTATTAAAGAGAAGTTGGGAATAGATTTATTAAACTTGGAGCAACAGTTAAGATTGGCAATGCCGGAATAG
- a CDS encoding cytochrome P450: protein MTKLTVPGIQPLPVFGRTILVSKFVKDSLGFTSQLFQKYGKLVSLARGGSTNLYSPLPNCPGTVFTYGAQNVQTVTSQHEIYHKYPLTGGLYSRRDESPRTEPLKHFGVGLFGVNNDEHRRHRQLLMPAFHQKRIEYYCNTFKEITESISQQIEVNKVTDIAKLMRMLTLRIATKTLFGADIGEKGSKSAELLKQIGILLGNPTTMVFPFDLPGFPFYRMMNLMAELDEDMREIIRSRKASDSDTGDVLSMLIKASDAETGMTLSEDELLGHVSVIFAAGHETSANALTWTLFLLSQHPEVAADLLDELDTVLQGEAPTIEQLQQLPLLERVIKESMRILTPVPWNARATSQPTTLEGYELPTGTEVWVSIFHTHRTPDIYPEPLKFNPQRWETLEVDNFQYNPFSAGSRKCIGAGFALMEIKIVLAMLLQKFRFQCLPQQKITRSALIVLAPKGGLPMLICPQDREFSQGVGGLRGNIRELVELQ, encoded by the coding sequence ATGACTAAATTAACAGTTCCCGGTATTCAACCTTTACCTGTATTTGGACGCACTATATTAGTATCAAAATTTGTAAAAGATTCTCTAGGTTTTACCAGTCAACTATTCCAAAAATACGGCAAATTAGTTTCCCTTGCTCGTGGTGGTAGTACTAATCTTTACTCACCTTTACCGAACTGTCCCGGTACTGTTTTTACTTATGGTGCCCAGAATGTTCAAACTGTCACGAGTCAACATGAAATTTATCATAAATATCCTTTGACTGGTGGACTTTACAGCAGACGAGATGAATCCCCGCGCACGGAACCTTTAAAGCATTTTGGTGTAGGTTTATTTGGTGTAAATAATGACGAACATCGTCGTCATCGTCAGTTGTTAATGCCAGCTTTTCATCAAAAACGTATCGAGTATTACTGTAATACTTTCAAAGAAATTACTGAATCAATTAGTCAGCAAATAGAAGTAAATAAAGTCACAGATATCGCAAAATTGATGCGAATGCTGACATTGAGAATAGCTACTAAAACTTTATTCGGTGCTGATATTGGAGAAAAAGGTAGTAAAAGTGCTGAACTTCTCAAACAAATTGGAATTCTTTTAGGTAATCCCACAACGATGGTTTTTCCTTTTGATTTACCAGGGTTTCCCTTTTACCGAATGATGAATTTAATGGCTGAATTAGACGAGGATATGCGGGAGATAATTCGCTCTCGAAAAGCTTCAGATAGCGATACCGGAGACGTGCTTTCGATGTTAATTAAGGCAAGTGATGCTGAAACCGGAATGACACTAAGTGAAGATGAATTACTCGGACATGTCAGTGTAATATTTGCTGCCGGACACGAAACCAGCGCTAATGCTTTAACTTGGACATTATTTTTACTTTCTCAACACCCAGAAGTTGCAGCAGATTTATTAGACGAACTCGATACGGTATTGCAAGGAGAAGCACCAACTATCGAACAATTGCAGCAATTACCGTTATTGGAGCGGGTTATTAAAGAAAGCATGAGGATATTAACTCCCGTACCTTGGAATGCTCGTGCTACATCCCAACCAACTACTTTAGAAGGTTATGAATTACCAACTGGAACCGAAGTTTGGGTGAGCATTTTTCATACTCATAGAACCCCCGATATTTATCCAGAACCTTTGAAATTTAATCCCCAACGTTGGGAAACATTAGAAGTAGATAACTTTCAATATAATCCCTTCAGCGCAGGCTCTCGTAAATGTATCGGAGCGGGATTTGCGTTGATGGAAATTAAGATTGTTTTAGCAATGTTATTACAAAAATTCCGCTTTCAATGTTTACCACAACAAAAAATTACTCGTAGCGCTTTAATTGTTCTGGCTCCTAAAGGTGGTTTGCCAATGTTGATTTGTCCGCAAGATAGAGAATTTAGTCAAGGTGTTGGTGGATTGAGGGGGAATATTCGAGAATTAGTTGAATTACAGTGA
- a CDS encoding urease accessory protein UreD has translation MQKLCPEAESSQSWHGKLNLVYNHSQNKTALIQSRNQAPLKVQRPFYPEGQSVCHSVILHTAGGIVGGDRLSSDFHLQPDSKALITTAAANKIYRSNGLQARQNIDIKIDKNACLEWLPQETIVFSGASFRQDIKIELADDANFIGWEITRFGRTARQEKFLTGEWRSNTEIWQNNKPLWIDRQYLPGSEEVFHSPHALAGKPIVGTLIYIGKPVSPEIVQKIRTLFIPPSPPLPIPPSSQGVTRIENGLLCRYRGDSTAKVRNWFISVWQLLRISFLNRSSCLPRVWML, from the coding sequence ATGCAAAAACTCTGCCCAGAAGCAGAATCTTCTCAAAGCTGGCATGGAAAACTTAATTTAGTTTACAACCATAGCCAAAATAAAACGGCATTAATTCAAAGTCGAAATCAAGCCCCGTTAAAAGTACAGCGTCCCTTTTATCCCGAAGGGCAATCAGTTTGTCATAGCGTAATTTTACACACTGCCGGGGGAATTGTCGGTGGCGATCGCTTATCATCTGATTTTCATCTGCAACCCGATTCAAAAGCATTAATTACAACAGCAGCAGCAAATAAAATTTACCGTAGTAACGGTTTACAAGCCAGACAAAATATAGATATAAAAATTGATAAAAATGCTTGTTTAGAATGGCTTCCTCAAGAAACAATCGTTTTTAGCGGTGCAAGTTTTCGTCAAGATATCAAGATAGAATTAGCCGATGATGCAAACTTTATTGGCTGGGAAATTACCAGATTTGGACGTACCGCTAGACAAGAAAAATTTCTCACAGGAGAATGGAGAAGCAATACCGAAATTTGGCAAAACAACAAACCATTATGGATTGATAGACAATATTTACCGGGTAGCGAAGAAGTTTTTCATAGTCCCCACGCTTTAGCAGGAAAACCCATTGTAGGAACTTTAATTTATATAGGAAAACCAGTTTCCCCAGAAATAGTCCAAAAAATACGTACTTTATTTATCCCCCCCTCTCCCCCTCTCCCCATCCCCCCCTCCTCCCAAGGTGTTACTCGTATAGAAAATGGACTTTTGTGTAGATACCGTGGTGATTCTACAGCCAAAGTGAGAAACTGGTTTATTAGTGTTTGGCAGTTACTGCGGATATCTTTTTTAAATCGTAGTAGCTGCTTACCCAGAGTTTGGATGTTGTAA
- a CDS encoding urease subunit beta, producing MIPGEIITPEGEIELNIGCTTVKLVVANTGDRPIQIGSHFHFYEVNAALNFDRETARGMRLDIPAGTAVRFEPGDEKEITLVALAGSRQVYGFNAQINGNL from the coding sequence ATGATTCCAGGTGAAATAATTACCCCAGAAGGCGAAATTGAATTAAATATAGGTTGTACAACCGTCAAATTAGTAGTAGCAAATACCGGAGATAGACCAATTCAAATAGGTTCCCATTTTCACTTTTACGAAGTCAACGCCGCATTAAACTTTGACAGAGAAACAGCTAGAGGAATGCGTCTTGATATCCCCGCAGGAACCGCAGTTAGATTTGAACCGGGAGACGAAAAAGAAATTACATTAGTAGCTTTAGCTGGTAGCCGTCAAGTTTACGGTTTCAACGCTCAAATAAACGGAAACTTATAG